In Eubalaena glacialis isolate mEubGla1 chromosome 3, mEubGla1.1.hap2.+ XY, whole genome shotgun sequence, the following are encoded in one genomic region:
- the LOC133087155 gene encoding bifunctional methylenetetrahydrofolate dehydrogenase/cyclohydrolase, mitochondrial-like, protein MRAFSLPALALAAASLLSALATRLFRPAQSCRLHHRPFHLSAVRNEAVVISGRKLAEQIKQEVRQEVEEWVASGNKRPHLSVILVGENPASHSYVLNKTRAAADVGINSETIVKPASISEEELLNLINKLNNDDNVDGLLVQLPLPEHIDERKICNAVSPDKDVDGFHVINVGRMCLDQNSMLPATPWGIPTLGKNVLVAGRSKNVGMPIAVLLHMDGVHERPRGDATVTISHRYTPKEQLKKHTALADIVVSAAGIPNLITADMIKEGAAVIDVGINRIQDPITAKPKLVGDVDFEGVRKKASYITPVPGGVGPMTVAMLMKNTIIAAKKVLRLEEREVLKSKELGVASN, encoded by the coding sequence atgagggcttTTTCCCTCCCGGCGCTGGCCTTGGCTGCAGCGTCCCTCTTATCCGCTTTGGCCACCCGGCTGTTCCGGCCGGCGCAGAGCTGCCGCCTCCACCATCGCCCCTTCCACCTCTCGGCAGTTCGAAATGAAGCTGTTGTCATTTCGGGAAGGAAACTTGCTGAGCAGATCAAGCAGGAAGTGCGGCAGGAGGTGGAAGAGTGGGTGGCGTCAGGCAACAAACGGCCGCACCTGAGCGTCATTCTGGTTGGCGAGAATCCTGCAAGTCACTCCTATGTCCTCAACAAAACCAGAGCAGCTGCCGATGTGGGGATCAACAGTGAGACAATTGTGAAACCAGCTTCAATTTCAGAGGAAGAACTGTTGAATTTAATCAATAAactaaataatgatgataatgtagATGGCCTCCTTGTTCAGCTGCCTCTTCCAGAGCACATTGATGAGAGAAAGATCTGCAATGCTGTTTCTCCAGACAAAGATGTTGATGGCTTTCATGTAATTAACGTAGGGCGAATGTGTTTGGACCAGAATTCCATGTTACCAGCTACTCCATGGGGTATTCCAACCCTGGGGAAGAATGTGCTTGTGGCTGGAAGGTCAAAAAACGTTGGAATGCCCATTGCAGTGCTGCTGCACATGGACGGGGTGCATGAACGCCCCAGAGGTGATGCCACTGTCACAATATCTCATCGATATACTCCCAAGGAGCAGCTGAAGAAACATACAGCTCTTGCAGATATTGTGGTCTCCGCTGCAGGCATTCCAAATCTGATCACAGCAGATATGATTAAGGAAGGAGCAGCTGTCATTGATGTGGGAATAAATAGAATTCAAGATCCCATAACTGCTAAACCCAAGTTGGTTGGAGATGTGGATTTTGAAGGAGTCAGGAAGAAAGCCAGTTACATCACTCCAGTCCCTGGGGGTGTTGGTCCCATGACAGTGGCAATGCTAATGAAGAATACCATTATTGCTGCAAAAAAAGTGCTGAGGCTTGAAGAGCGGGAAGTACTGAAGTCTAAGGAGCTTGGAGTAGCAAGTAATTAA